From a single Leopardus geoffroyi isolate Oge1 chromosome E1, O.geoffroyi_Oge1_pat1.0, whole genome shotgun sequence genomic region:
- the APOH gene encoding beta-2-glycoprotein 1, protein MISLVLVLFSSFLCHVATAGRTCPKPDDLPFAVVVPVKASYDPGEQIVYSCQPGYVSRGGMRRFTCPLTGIWPINTLKCIPRVCPFAGILENGAVRYTTFEYPNSISFSCNTGFYLSGASSAKCTEEGRWSVDLPVCAPVTCPPPATPNFATLSVYKPLAGNNSIYGNKAVFECLPHYAMFGNDTVTCTAHGNWTTLPECREVKCPFPSRPDNGFVNYPAKQTLYYKDKATYGCHDTYVLDGPQEVECNKSGNWSAQPSCKASCKLSVKKATVLYQGERVKLQEKFKDGMPHGEKVSFFCKNKEKKCSYTEDAQCIDGTIEIPKCFKEHSSLAFWKTDASDVKPC, encoded by the exons ATGATTTCTCTGGTGCTCGTCTTGTTCTCGAGTTTTCTCTGCCATGTCGCCACTGCAGGCCGGA CCTGTCCCAAACCAGATGATTTACCATTTGCCGTAGTCGTTCCAGTAAAAGCATCCTATGACCCAGGGGAGCAGATAGTCTACTCTTGCCAGCCGGGCTACGTGTCCCGGGGTGGGATGAGGAGGTTTACATGTCCTCTCACGGGAATTTGGCCCATCAACACCTTGAAGTGTATAC CCAGAGTATGTCCTTTCGCTGGAATCTTAGAAAATGGAGCTGTACGCTACACAACTTTTGAATATCCCAACAGCATCAGTTTTTCTTGCAATACCGG GTTTTATCTGAGTGGAGCTAGTTCTGCTAAATGCACTGAGGAGGGAAGATGGAGTGTTGACCTTCCTGTCTGTGCTC CTGTAACCTGCCCTCCACCAGCCACACCTAACTTTGCAACACTTAGTGTTTATAAGCCATTGGCTGGAAACAACTCCATCTATGGAAACAAGGCCGTCTTTGAATGCTTGCCACACTATGCCATGTTTGGAAATGATACAGTTACCTGCACGGCACACGGAAATTGGACTACATTACCAGAATGCAGAG AAGTAAAATGCCCATTCCCATCAAGACCAGACAACGGGTTTGTGAACTATCCTGCAAAACAAACGCTTTATTACAAGGATAAAGCCACCTATGGTTGCCATGATACATATGTCTTGGATGGCCCACAAGAAGTAGAATGTAACAAATCTGGAAACTGGTCCGCTCAGCCAAGTTGTAAAG CTTCTTGTAAATTATCTGTTAAAAAAGCTACTGTGCTATACCAAGGAGAGAGAGTAAAGCTTCAAGAGAAATTTAAGGATGGAATGCCACATGGTGAAAAGGTTTCTTTCTTctgcaaaaataaggaaaagaaatgtagcTATACAGAGGATGCTCAGTGTATAGATGGTACCATTGAAATCCCCAAATGCTTCAAGG AACATAGCTCTCTGGCTTTCTGGAAAACCGATGCATCCGATGTGAAGCCGTGCTAA